The DNA region attttcatttgaatattgaTGAGGTGGAGCTAACACCAAAAACTGAATgttctgtttttaaatttttataaaacattttttcatttttcacatcATATATCGTATATCACCATTCAACTGAAATATATTGAGATATGACTGATGACTGAAGGAATTATGatggaattattcattcattctctgtaaccgcttatccagttcagggtccagttccatgtcgcgggggtccagagcctacctggaattattgggcgcaaggcgggaatacaccctggagggggcgccagtccttcacagggcaacacagacacacacacattcactcacacactcacacctatggacacttgagtcgccaatccacctaccaacgtgtgtttttggactgtggcaggtAACCGGAGCAACCAgagggaacccatgcagacacggggagaacacaccaactcctcacagacagtcacccggagcaggaattgaacccacaacctccaggcccctggagctgtgtgactgcgacactacctgctgcgccaccatgccggcccgatggaattattattattattattttatttcattcagtcTATTTACATGATGTACAGGAGTACATACTGGAGGAAGCCCTTTGGTGAAATCTGCTTCACAGGAAACTGACTTTTTATAGAACAAATAAACTTTTTGGTATTTTTCCtctgtatgttttctgtttacattttaatagcACAGCTATAAGTCTTTGTTATGCAggaaaataacattattttatttactgagtattattatataatatatgccAATAGTTGATTTTTGAGCAATGTCTAATATACATCTACAGCTGATGGTTTATAAAAGTTCCTGTGTGATATTTGGGACATGTAGCTTTGACTCAGAAGTGCCTTTTTGTTATTATCTCATGAACTAAAAAATAGAGATATTATTTTTGGTCCATATCGCTCAGCTCTTTTAGATACTTTTGACACATAGCAAGACTGTGCAGAGGTTTGTAGGTTAAGTAATAGAAATTTGAACTGTACACAAAGTGATGATCAAAAATACTTcgcaaatattacatagtgaaTGGTGTTTTTGGCCAACAGATGTTCTCATCCTACTTACCCGCCTCCCTTAATCAGAGTGAGCAAGGCATCCACTTCATCAGCACCATCAATCGCCACATCCAGctgacagacacaaacacacacctcatttcCTCAACTGCACATTAGCTAAAGCTTTCAAATACATTTCCATATTCATCCCAATTTTCAGCAGTGTCTGAATGCAAAAAGGCTTACTGAGGTGTGCTTGGTGGTCAACAACAAACATATGGAGCAATATAAAGAACCATAATCAAAAAGATTTAAATCTCTGGTTAGCAACTCTTCCTAAAGGGCTACTTTCTTGCAGATTTCATGTTCAAACAGATCTAGAACACTTCACATCTAATTATGGGCTTCTGAACTATGCTGATTAGATAAGGTCAATTGAACTTGGAACTGAAATTTGCATGAAGGCAGGACTCCATGACCACTGATATATATCCTTATCTAACTGCTGACAAtcttgtgtttttgtgatttactgacctctgggtgtctgtctaggtctgacagagagagaccaTGCTGCAATATCAGCTGACGTGCCTGATGAAAAGACCAGACAGAAATTCCCCTTTTTTATCACTGTTATCAAAAAGATCAATGCTAACGTCTGCTTCTGAGGAccaccctcaaacacacacttacctgGAAGGACGTAGGGACACACACAATGTTCAGCTTCTCTTGCCTTACTCTCTCAGCTACAACAAAATATTGACAGTTTAGATCTTCAAGTAAAAGCCAAGTAATTCTAAAACAGTAAATAGGTATACAAAAACTCACCAAGCCTGTCCACAGCATACACTATAGTGGAGCCACTACCCACTCCCACCACCTGATTATTCTGTATGAAAGAGAAGATATGGGCATGGTTATTAGGGACAATCTATAACATTCTGAAGTCACCTGTAGATCTTTTACAGCATTATGTTCACATgaataaaacagttttttttgtgatttttacaATTTATCTTTATGTTGAATCAGAGTTCTCTTATTTTATGTTCCTCTTGGTCACTCCCCTACAGTGTGAGGCTTACAATACACATCCATTTGCACTTTATCCAATTCATTTCAAAAGGTTAGGTTTGCAGAATCACAAGGTGCTTGGCGGGTGGTGGTGCAGATGCAGATTCAGATTCATGCTGTTGAATTCAGATTCACCATGTGGTGAGAAATTTCAGTAAAGTCCAACTTAATGCAGATGAGTGCACACCAGACTTTTTCTGGTTCTTACTGGAGcagattttttgttttgctttcatGACACCACAGGAATACGCACAAGGTGAGCAGAGCCATGCATGTGTTGGAGTGTGGAGAGAAAACAGAGCTAGTGAGGTTGCTAACTGAACCCAAGGGACTGGCCACATATGGCTTGGTCCAACAAGTCACAATACCAATTATTTTGGGCTTAGGGTAGGGTTTGTGGGTTGCACAGTACCCATGAACCAATGGACACCCCCCtccaccaccccaccccacccctccaAGCAACTCTGGTGGATTTTTGGCTCCTATGACCCATGGAAATTGAAGAACGCTGCACTGACCGGCGGGCTATGCATGCGGGGCCTCCTGAATTGAATTCCGATATAAATTCTGCCAGTGTCCCTTGTGTGATCGCACAGACAATCCTCTCCAGACATCACTGGTCATGATAATTTAGCGTCCATGGACGTCCACCGCACTGTCCACTGTGTATGATAATGCCTTCTGTGACATATTCCTAGTAAGCGCAGTCATGTGATTTGTTTTTGCCATAAACTAAAACCATTTGTCTGGTTTCAGTGAACAGCACGAATGTAAACAGATGAGAAAAACAGATCAATTTATCTTACACAGAGCGTCAGCTGCAACCCATGGGTCAAGTTGTCCCTCTGTGTTCGAGTTATGTCGGAACTGGGAAATACTAATCCTTCCACTTGTAAATTGCATTGGAATGGTGGACAAAGTCGTACTCCCACTGGTAAACTCGGGATTATACATGAGGTTACGAAATGTGACACGTCCCGACCTTTTACCTCTTCCCCTGGAGAAAGTGTCAATATTCATTTGAATCGTCTCATTGTGTAAGTTTCTGTAGTCAAATATTATGATCAGATTTACTATTACTCATGAAGGTGTTTAGTTGTTATTTATTGATAAATCACTTTTTGGAGACATGTTGCATACAGGGGGCGGACCTTCATCCAAGCGCCAACAACCTGGTATACAGCCTTCCGATGAGTAACTGAACGCAGCCTTAACACTTCATTAATTTACACACAGCCATCTTATGATTTATCActtttaatactttttaaacAATAAGTCTTTTTCATACAGCCACAGATTAAGCTGTATCAGAACATATACTCCCCCGtaagtttgtttacatttgattaCATCTATGCTATTTCgtcttataaaatgttttatgaatAGATCCTGAGTGGAGCTAACGTTATATTAGCAACAGGGCTAATTAGTTTGCTAGCTAACGCTAACATTCCCCTTTTCGTGCGATACACCGTAAGCTATATAATGATAATCTTATTGCAAAACGAGGCTTAAATTTGCCTTCCACCAAcgtctccgttccaccttaaatgatgcagtagttaCGTTCTGGAGCAGGTAGCTCCTgtgctatttaaggtggaaccaaaAAAATCGAGTAGAAACCTGGCGTATGAGAAGTAAGCTTCAGCTTCGTTATTTCTCAACTACAAATACGTACGTAAAGACATTACTTGTTAGAACCGTTCAGAGCGACATTTAAAGCAGGGTCGTAGCTAATGTGGGCTGAGACCCTAAGGCGGGTAACGTTAACGTTCAGCCGGAGACGTTATAAATTAAGTCTATATGGACTTTGCATTAGTAGATCAGGGAGGGCGGTTTACTTAAAACGTTGACCTTGTTTCTTCACTCATGCTCCATTTATCAGCTCTATTTCCCttatgcaaataaatgttgAGGAGAGTTAACATGACAGGTCTCCGCGGGACACAGATAAACACTGTAACCTCAGTGCAGTAGAGTACCGTTCGGTTTTGTTAGCGGTCAGACTGTGAATGGACATGCAGTTATAGTCTCACCTGAATGTGGTTGTCTACCGCAGCGTATGCCGCTAGTTTCTTCGCTTCTTCTGCCATCACCGCCGCGCTGTATCTGCGACCGTTCGAGCCCAGCACGTGTGTCCAgagtggagtgtgggaggaggaagaggaggcggGGGGACACTTTCTACACACACCCCATATTAACGACAATAGCGGAGCTCTCACACTCATCGCACACAGACTAAAACACACGCAGCTGAAAGTGAACCCCACGCCTGTGTTTAGTCAGCCCCCAAACCCCCCTTTATAC from Hoplias malabaricus isolate fHopMal1 chromosome 8, fHopMal1.hap1, whole genome shotgun sequence includes:
- the rpia gene encoding ribose-5-phosphate isomerase — translated: MSVRAPLLSLIWGVCRKCPPASSSSSHTPLWTHVLGSNGRRYSAAVMAEEAKKLAAYAAVDNHIQNNQVVGVGSGSTIVYAVDRLAERVRQEKLNIVCVPTSFQARQLILQHGLSLSDLDRHPELDVAIDGADEVDALLTLIKGGGGCLTQEKIVAGCAKHFIVIADYRKDSKVLGQQWKKGVPIEVIPMAYVPVSRAIAHRFGGEAALRMAISKAGPVVTDNSNFILDWKFETAQNWKEVNTAIKMIPGVVETGLFVGMAERVYFGMEDGSVKTRDPPVN